A window of Candidatus Aegiribacteria sp. contains these coding sequences:
- a CDS encoding 4Fe-4S dicluster domain-containing protein: MKGKLTPRLMEFMRNCLSDGIVDSIMVPVNGPGNSFPWMLITDPAMLEKTEPLPPTMSVHGAKALASFAQTSGKDKILAILRPCEARAAIELSKLEQIDIENIVLLTMDCPGAVPLSEYGENGITEPDWSDPDTVRPLCRQCTEFTAVGDICLALHTDEEMFVPLTEKGESLLALLDIQSGEDTSGWRKWSDNLTEERMKIKETERENLRNAYGGLNGLTEVFSGCIGCRNCRTVCPICYCRLCFIDMKDRRSPAGDHLEHSRKAGAARLSTNTLLFHIGRMAHMSLSCVSCGMCEDACPSDIPIGRLVSMVSGSTTDLFSYSAGKDPLTPLPLNTFQKDELHDFED, from the coding sequence ATGAAGGGGAAACTTACTCCTCGTTTGATGGAATTCATGAGGAACTGTCTTTCTGATGGAATAGTTGATTCGATAATGGTTCCTGTTAATGGCCCTGGTAATTCGTTTCCATGGATGCTTATAACCGATCCTGCGATGCTTGAGAAAACTGAACCGCTCCCTCCGACAATGTCTGTACATGGAGCGAAGGCCCTTGCTTCATTCGCTCAAACTTCAGGCAAAGATAAAATACTTGCAATTCTTCGTCCTTGTGAAGCCAGAGCGGCAATCGAACTGTCAAAACTCGAACAGATCGATATCGAGAATATCGTTCTGCTCACAATGGACTGTCCCGGAGCCGTTCCTCTTTCTGAATACGGTGAAAATGGAATCACCGAGCCGGACTGGTCAGATCCCGATACTGTCCGCCCGCTTTGCAGACAGTGCACAGAATTCACCGCAGTCGGAGATATCTGCCTGGCTCTACATACTGATGAAGAGATGTTCGTTCCCCTTACAGAAAAAGGTGAATCCCTCCTTGCATTGCTTGATATACAATCTGGTGAGGATACATCCGGCTGGAGAAAATGGTCAGACAACCTGACCGAAGAGAGAATGAAAATCAAAGAAACTGAGAGGGAGAATCTCCGGAATGCGTACGGCGGGTTGAATGGTCTTACAGAGGTCTTCAGCGGATGCATCGGCTGCCGCAACTGCAGGACTGTCTGTCCAATATGTTACTGCCGGCTCTGCTTTATCGACATGAAGGACAGGCGCTCACCGGCCGGTGATCATCTTGAACATTCCCGGAAAGCGGGAGCTGCAAGACTTTCCACAAACACTCTTCTCTTCCACATCGGCAGAATGGCACATATGAGTCTTTCATGCGTTTCCTGCGGTATGTGTGAGGATGCATGCCCATCGGATATTCCTATCGGAAGGCTTGTAAGCATGGTTTCCGGCAGTACTACTGACCTGTTCAGCTATAGTGCCGGAAAAGATCCTCTTACCCCGCTCCCGCTGAATACATTCCAGAAGGATGAACTTCATGATTTCGAAGACTGA
- a CDS encoding FAD-dependent oxidoreductase: MPSGRIGVFVCACGPNIADRMDIDKIVQEVSTIDGVVLSETYGLLCSPAGKAYLAERIVENKLDRIVVAACSPREHERTFMEICEEAGLNPFMMQMANIREQVAWVTNDKDLATDKALRLIRGAINRTTRHKPLVKTGIVCNPEVVVIGGGVAGMTTSLVLAEADRRITIIEKAPSLHGTADSINKTLIETLADKVENRSEITVLLETEINEIVGFFGNFIVKLEANAGEVEPDDIQAGSIVLATGCSTGDSEESVSSPGFTEIADMLRIETDEHGFPAREHDSLAPVSTPIDGVYVTGCAGGSCDLLMTVAQSEAVAGIILSSLIPGREVETEPKTSVISETLCRGCQTCLEVCSYGAVSFDEEKLICFVNSILCKGCGNCAAACPSGAIKAQHFTPDQIRYQLTGLLT, from the coding sequence CTCAACCATCGATGGTGTTGTTCTTTCCGAAACCTACGGCCTGCTCTGTTCCCCTGCAGGAAAAGCGTATCTTGCAGAGCGAATCGTTGAGAACAAACTGGACAGGATCGTAGTCGCCGCCTGCTCCCCCAGGGAACATGAACGAACCTTTATGGAGATCTGTGAGGAAGCGGGCCTTAACCCCTTCATGATGCAGATGGCCAACATAAGGGAACAGGTTGCATGGGTGACAAATGACAAGGATCTTGCCACCGATAAAGCACTCCGACTGATCAGAGGAGCCATCAACAGAACTACACGTCATAAGCCTCTGGTAAAAACAGGTATCGTCTGTAATCCCGAAGTTGTTGTTATCGGAGGCGGAGTAGCGGGAATGACCACATCACTCGTTCTCGCCGAAGCTGATCGAAGAATTACTATAATCGAAAAAGCTCCATCTCTACACGGAACAGCAGACTCAATCAATAAAACCCTTATTGAAACCCTTGCAGATAAAGTTGAAAACAGAAGCGAGATAACTGTGCTTCTGGAAACGGAAATTAATGAAATTGTAGGTTTTTTCGGAAACTTCATTGTCAAATTGGAAGCGAACGCAGGCGAGGTTGAACCGGATGATATTCAAGCCGGATCAATTGTTCTCGCAACAGGCTGCAGTACCGGGGACTCAGAAGAATCCGTTTCATCTCCGGGTTTCACAGAAATTGCCGATATGCTGAGAATAGAAACAGATGAACACGGGTTCCCGGCAAGGGAACACGATTCACTTGCTCCCGTATCAACTCCCATTGACGGGGTTTACGTTACAGGTTGTGCAGGCGGGTCATGTGATCTTCTGATGACTGTCGCTCAATCGGAAGCCGTCGCAGGTATAATCTTATCCTCTCTGATTCCGGGTAGAGAGGTTGAGACCGAACCGAAGACTTCGGTCATATCGGAAACTCTCTGCAGAGGATGCCAGACCTGTCTTGAAGTGTGCAGTTACGGAGCTGTATCCTTCGATGAAGAAAAGCTGATCTGTTTTGTTAACAGTATACTCTGCAAAGGCTGTGGTAACTGTGCCGCGGCATGTCCTTCCGGGGCTATAAAGGCTCAGCACTTCACCCCTGATCAGATTCGCTATCAGTTGACAGGGCTTCTGACATGA